One genomic region from Colletotrichum lupini chromosome 7, complete sequence encodes:
- a CDS encoding amidase yields MFPGCLICRDNSPLATPQSPRIRTDTVTRHFGHSPQISGDAPRIKSPMTGGAGRFVRAISLLDYESNRYFTMGSIKTETWELAAAKKRESLAAALPSEWLVPKNLLPPDSQDDVTSWPETSGWFTEKELAITNSDAADLIPKLASGEIKSVEVTNAFCKRAVAAHQLTNCLSETCFDRALATAKARDEYLERTGKPIGPFHGLPISLKDNFNLKGLDATVGFVSHIDNPAEYDAALATLLEEAGAVFYVKTNVPTAMMIAESVNNVFGRTVNPRNRNLTSGGSSGGESALISFKGSPLGVGTDIGGSLRIPAACTGIFTLRPSFGRFPTLGCRSGMGGQEAVQSVNGPMTRTITDLELYSKTVVNQKTWLHDPRCVPIPWREVQLPSKLKIAVMWNDGMVRPTPPVTRALKATVEKLKAAGSEIEIVDWEPVDHRQGLTLLERMFVADGGISIQKELEKSGEPLRPEMAAYGTAKELGTYDMWQLHLERTAFQKRYLDRWTAAGIDAILCPTTPFASVKSGGFKHVGYTGVYNVLDYSCVSFPTGLTADQSLDTPLDSKEKPLSKDCEAIHAEYDAATVHGMPISLQLVARRLEEEKAIAMVKHVLSVI; encoded by the exons ATGTTCCCCGGCTGTCTTATCTGTCGAGACAACAGCCCCCTCGCCACACCACAGTCCCCGCGGATCCGAACTGACACTGTGACCCGTCACTTTGGTCACTCTCCTCAGATCTCGGGCGATGCACCCCGAATCAAATCACCGATGACCGGCGGCGCTGGGCGGTTCGTTCGCGCCATATCGCTCCTAGACTACGAAT CCAATAGGTATTTTACTATGGGAAGCATTAAGACCGAGACATGGGAATTGGCAGCCGCCAAAAAACGAGAGTCACTCGCGGCAGCACTCCCCTCAGAATGGCTTGTTCCCAAGAACCTACTTCCTCCGGATTCCCAGGACGACGTCACATCGTGGCCCGAGACTTCGGGCTGGTTCACAGAGAAAGAGCTCGCCATCACGAACAGTGACGCCGCCGATCTGATCCCCAAGCTCGCATCCGGAGAAATCAAGTCGGTAGAGGTCACAAACGCTTTCTGCAAGAGGGCCGTTGCCGCTCATCAGTTG ACAAACTGCCTTTCTGAAACGTGTTTTGACCGCGCACTCGCAACAGCAAAAGCCAGAGATGAGTACCTCGAGCGCACTGGAAAGCCCATCGGGCCCTTCCACGGCTTGCCCATCTCCCTCAAAGACAACTTCAATCTCAAGGGGCTTGATGCCACCGTAGGCTTCGTTTCTCACATTGACAACCCCGCCGAGTACGACGCTGCCCTCGCCACGCTGCTGGAGGAGGCCGGCGCCGTCTTTTACGTCAAGACCAACGTGCCGACGGCGATGATGATCGCGGAATCGGTCAATAATGTCTTTGGCCGGACGGTGAACCCGAGAAACAGGAATCTTACTAGTGGTGGGAGCTCCGGTGGAGAATCTGCGCTTATTTCGTTCAAGGGCAGTCCGCTTGGTGTCGGAACGGATATCG GCGGTTCTCTCCGCATTCCCGCCGCTTGCACCGGCATCTTCACCCTCCGACCATCCTTCGGCCGCTTCCCCACCTTAGGTTGCCGCTCCGGCATGGGCGGCCAGGAAGCCGTCCAATCTGTCAACGGTCCCATGACCCGAACCATTACCGATCTCGAACTTTACAGCAAAACCGTCGTCAACCAAAAGACCTGGCTCCACGACCCGCGCTGCGTCCCGATTCCGTGGCGCGAGGTGCAACTTCCTTCGAAGCTGAAAATTGCAGTCATGTGGAACGACGGCATGGTCAGGCCCACTCCGCCCGTCACACGCGCGCTCAAGGCGACTGTCGAGAAGCTGAAGGCCGCTGGTAGCGAAATCGAAATTGTTGACTGGGAGCCCGTTGACCACAGGCAGGGGCTGACTCTGTTGGAGCGCATGTTTGTCGCTGACGGCGGTATCTCCATTCAGAAGGAGCTTGAGAAGTCCGGGGAGCCACTCAGGCCCGAAATGGCGGCGTACGGGACCGCGAAGGAGCTCGGGACGTACGATATGTGGCAGCTTCACCTTGAACGCACCGCGTTCCAGAAGCGATATCTCGACCGGTGGACCGCGGCTGGGATCGATGCGATTCTGTGCCCCACAACGCCATTTGCGAGTGTGAAGAGCGGAGGCTTCAAGCATG TTGGATACACGGGTGTTTACAATGTCCTCGACTACTCTTGCGTTTCCTTCCCGACTGGCTTGACAGCAGACCAAAGCTTGGATACGCCTCTCGACTCCAAGGAAAAGCCGCTCAGCAAAGACTGTGAGGCTATCCACGCCGAAT ACGATGCCGCGACAGTACATGGCATGCCCATCAGCCTGCAATTGGTTGCTCGGCGGTTGGAAGAAGAGAAGGCGATAGCCATGGTCAAACATGTTCTTAGCGTGATCTGA
- a CDS encoding alanyl-tRNA synthetase, which yields MASTAAARTYLAFQHNAKLTTLKTIVTAIRPFADLEEANRGLFKDGSDQDHVVVTEQTIFHPQGGGQPSDIGSMTATAGSSFAVNSVRMDAVRDGQVLHFGRFNGDAVFKESDEVEQAIDVEKRLLYSRLHTAGHVLGAAVRHLLEKEVEGFDELKASHFPDSASCEFQGLIDGKWKEPIQGKVDEFLAAKMPVKVDFWDEDDFRARGLERLIPDRSLAPPGEKFRVVEIVGAEVYPCGGTHVDTTDLCGETVVKKISRSKGKSKVSYAVK from the coding sequence ATGGCATCGACAGCAGCAGCCAGAACATACCTGGCCTTCCAGCACAACGCAAAACTCACCACTCTCAAGACCATCGTCACCGCCATCCGCCCCTTTGCAGACCTCGAAGAAGCCAATCGCGGACTCTTCAAAGATGGAAGCGACCAAGATCACGTAGTCGTGACGGAACAAACAATCTTCCATCCCCAAGGCGGCGGCCAGCCCTCCGACATCGGCTCCATGACCGCCACCGCAGGCTCCTCCTTCGCCGTCAACTCTGTACGCATGGACGCCGTACGCGACGGCCAAGTCCTACATTTCGGACGTTTCAACGGAGACGCGGTATTTAAAGAGAGCGACGAGGTAGAGCAAGCCATCGACGTCGAGAAGAGACTGCTGTACTCCCGCCTCCACACAGCAGGACACGTCCTCGGCGCAGCGGTACGGCACCTCCTCGAGAAGGAAGTCGAGGGCTTCGACGAGCTCAAGGCGTCGCATTTCCCGGACTCGGCATCATGCGAGTTCCAGGGCCTCATTGATGGGAAATGGAAGGAGCCGATCCAGGGCAAGGTGGATGAGTTCTTGGCGGCCAAGATGCCGGTCAAGGTCGATTTCTGGGACGAGGACGATTTCCGGGCGCGGGGGCTCGAGAGGCTGATTCCGGACCGGAGTCTTGCGCCGCCCGGGGAGAAGTTCCGCGTTGTGGAGATTGTGGGCGCCGAGGTGTATCCTTGCGGTGGTACGCATGTCGACACGACGGATTTGTGCGGGGAAACTGTCGTGAAGAAGATTTCGAGGAGTAAAGGGAAGTCAAAGGTCAGCTACGCGGTGAAATAA
- a CDS encoding methyltransferase CmcJ — MTQINQRQDWEGPLKLLQKQLYEEELCRLRECRSLAVFQDQLETLKEDRGALQFEGSWKFLQTVVKRLSPLVAAVEYVAPSLGIPSCMWGAMILLLDAVSLRKQYLDTVLGYYDGLISILPCRENLKSIMADNPELEGVVLNFYKHYLDCSGQFLQMFSPRRSVAKRFYRRVLFLRNLYGLSDSMNALKSAAEKATKAYRITSEQQRQNIIQEDLNQIKSAVEQMNRDPPQESLSRLAYVRSSSFRHTLPPSGITFTGRSAELKALHTYLGPLTESDHDQTPGLRSVVLWGLGGMGKSQLALAYAHQHKSSYKACFWIQCEDLVNICNGFMKIARKLGYEPAGLEADVLSVKNWLENEGTSTTGSKYPVLSFSILALISSLFGAGKQWLLVLDGADMGPTPEFLQQYWPSGDEGSVLVTSQDKQWQISDYVRHNLEVSSLSEDDGLQYINQFMRNHGRSVGPREAATILAESGRLPLALHQMLSFMVTESLSAEEFLDQFMNSRSVDDWDMSTSRNLATFLNLAFKNLNDPTKKVLENLSLLDVNRIPGFLVKKIKELLASDGAQFNHLTRYSLINKSKEDGDFYEMHPQVKRQVILRMPPEHLKERAQWVTGQLREYFPRQSVFGAELDDTNPNCPSLIAHVLAFKTTINRYNCDIQDIENLASLYLDGGIYSWARGLLEVGRDLTDAARTLCGTGKVSLFTKAQIFSFHASIISDSGRLREGLREFEYALIFSMRYVSETEDSEPSEPLALLSNAYNNVAAAHNRLGNFEEASRYNNQALSLKMSLEERGLPMSHSLCLTYQTMAYTKAQQGDIAGSVSCFEKAIEYGSVSEESIPRLALAQHNFAHLRLLEGNLKDACDLFFTAWGTRAEKHGDHPDTGISQHMLAHCYHKLGGKENLEFARSLLQQAVVLFEERLSEPDNKRLAWSLFKLALVQDELGDLKAGENRIRAEELYFQETGHSEVTLTEDLLNDLSPLDPMVASLSLNVQGHLDSQYIPFRSARWNFLKTLRFSLLLKNGIFSKTEFGSNRPVSQNSFAVCSAGAPIYFREMDTQEDHKTLGKIGYLKRLELYGTEKPYQITVRPKYVQDSDAQKTNIVIDPQVVKITDIINRRGEFSTDIQGFELATFPSSLSSDELQDLDEIESRYYAEAKEFLMRRYNAHRVLIFDTTIRRSKPGRNTDTTLLKNQQILGPSIDCHVDQSPNSVRKRVRKNFPNDADQLLAQRVQVVNIWRALRFPCQIRPLGLCDYRSTRPGDYTPADLVSSVWEGETLQIYHNPNHEWWFASKMEADDVLLIKMFDSEGEREGNETAMCTPHCSFDWEDAPEGSHGRESMEIRAIIFSEL, encoded by the exons ATGACTCAAATCAATCAACGCCAGGACTGGGAAGGGCCATTGAAGCTACTGCAAAAGCAGCTCTACGAGGAAGAACTCTGCCGTTTGCGGGAATGTAGATCTCTCGCTGTTTTTCAAGACCAGCTAGAAACACTCAAAGAGGATCGGGGAGCTCTCCAATTCGAAGGATCATGGAAGTTTCTCCAAACCGTGGTCAAGCGGCTTAGCCCTCTAGTAGCAGCTGTTGAGTACGTTGCCCCTAGTCTAGGCATTCCTTCATGCATGTGGGGGGCCATGATTCTACTTCTTGAT GCCGTGAGCTTGAGAAAGCAATATTTGGACACCGTTCTCGGGTACTACGATGGCTTAATTTCGATTCTGCCATGCCGAGAAAATCTCAAGTCGATAATGGCAGATAATCCAGAGCTTGAAGGGGTTGTGTTGAATTTCTACAAACACTACCTCGATTGTAGTGGGCAGTTTCTCCAAATGTTCTCTCCAAGACGATCTGTCGCCAAGC GGTTTTACCGGAGGGTTCTTTTTCTTCGTAACCTTTATGGGCTCTCAGATTCCATGAATGCTCTCAAGTCAGCGGCAGAAAAAGCTACAAAAGCATACCGAATCACCTCGGAGCAACAACGTCAAAATATTATACAAGAGGATCTGAATCAGATCAAATCAGCCGTCGAACAAATGAACCGAGATCCACCCCAAGAGTCTCTCAGCCGGCTTGCGTATGTTCGATCTAGCAGCTTCAGGCATACACTCCCCCCCAGCGGCATCACATTCACTGGGCGATCGGCAGAGTTGAAAGCACTACATACCTACCTTGGTCCTCTTACTGAATCAGACCATGACCAAACTCCTGGTCTGCGTTCTGTCGTTTTATGGGGCCTTGGTGGGATGGGCAAATCGCAGCTCGCATTAGCCTACGCCCATCAGCATAAATCTTCATACAAGGCTTGTTTCTGGATACAATGTGAAGATTTGGTCAACATATGCAATGGATTCATGAAGATTGCGAGAAAACTCGGTTATGAGCCTGCGGGCTTAGAGGCAGACGTACTAAGCGTCAAAAACTGGCTGGAGAACGAAGGTACTAGCACAACAGGTTCCAAATATCCCGTACTTTCATTTTCAATACTGGCGCTAATATCTAGTCTTTTCGGGGCAGGAAAACAGTGGCTTCTTGTGTTAGACGGTGCGGACATGGGGCCAACCCCTGAGTTTCTCCAGCAGTACTGGCCATCGGGAGACGAGGGCTCCGTTCTTGTGACAAGCCAAGATAAACAATGGCAGATTTCCGACTATGTCCGCCACAACCTTGAAGTTTCCAGTCTATCTGAAGATGATGGACTTCAGTACATTAATCAGTTTATGAGGAATCACGGAAGGAGTGTTGGACCAAGAGAGGCGGCGACCATTCTTGCAGAGTCAGGCAGGCTGCCCCTGGCATTACATCAAATGCTTTCCTTCATGGTGACCGAGAGCCTTAGTGCAGAAGAGTTTTTGGACCAATTTATGAATAGCCGATCGGTGGATGACTGGGACATGTCGACATCGCGCAATCTGGCAACTTTTCTCAACCTCGCCTTCAAGAACCTCAACGATCCGACGAAGAAGGTACTCGAGAATTTATCGTTACTCGATGTCAATCGAATTCCTGGTTTCCTGGTGAAgaaaataaaagaacttttggCTAG CGATGGCGCACAATTCAATCATTTGACTCGATACTCCCTCATAAACAAATCAAAAGAAGATGGCGATTTCTACGAGATGCATCCGCAGGTCAAGAGACAAGTCATCCTACGTATGCCCCCAGAACACCTGAAAGAAAGGGCACAGTGGGTTACCGGCCAACTTCGAGAGTATTTCCCTCGCCAGTCAGTCTTTGGCGCTGAACTGGACGACACAAATCCAAATTGCCCATCATTGATAGCACATGTACTAGCTTTTAAGACGACCATAAATCGTTACAACTGCGATATTCAAGATATCGAGAACCTTGCTAGCTTGTATCTAGATGGCGGCATCTACTCTTGGGCCCGTGGGCTACTCGAGGTCGGACGAGACCTCACCGACGCAGCAAGGACGCTGTGCGGAACAGGCAAAGTTTCTCTGTTCACCAAAGCACAGATATTCTCCTTCCATGCTTCCATCATCTCCGACAGTGGGAGACTCAGGGAGGGCCTCCGCGAATTCGAGTACGCACTCATCTTCAGCATGCGCTACGTTTCCGAAACGGAGGACTCTGAGCCTTCGGAGCCCCTAGCACTACTTTCAAATGCCTATAACAATGTGGCGGCAGCCCATAACCGCCTCGGCAATTTTGAGGAGGCTTCAAGGTACAACAACCAGGCCTTGAGCTTAAAGATGAGTTTGGAAGAACGCGGTCTTCCTATGTCACACTCCCTCTGTCTAACATACCAAACGATGGCCTATACAAAAGCACAGCAAGGGGACATTGCGGGTTCAGTTTCGTGCTTTGAGAAAGCCATCGAATACGGCTCTGTGTCTGAAGAATCCATTCCGAGATTGGCATTGGCGCAACATAACTTCGCACATCTTAGGCTATTGGAGGGCAATCTTAAAGATGCCTGTGATCTATTCTTTACAGCTTGGGGAACCAGAGCTGAGAAACATGGCGACCACCCAGATACGGGTATTTCACAACACATGCTAGCTCATTGCTATCATAAATTGGGGGGAAAGGAAAACTTGGAGTTTGCTAG ATCGTTATTGCAACAGGCAGTCGTACTGTTCGAGGAGCGACTTTCGGAACCCGACAATAAGAGATTAGCCTGGTCTCTGTTTAAGCTTGCGCTGGTTCAAGATGAACTTGGAGATCTCAAGGCCGGAGAGAACCGTATAAGGGCAGAGGAACTGTATTTCCAGGAAACGGGACATTCCGAAGTCACATTGACCGAGGATCTACTCAATGATTTA AGTCCCTTAGACCCGATGGTAGCCTCGCTAAGCCTCAATGTACAGGGTCATTTGGACTCCCAATACATTCCATTCCGAAGTGCACGCTGGAACTTTCTGAAGACCCTTCGCTTCTCCCTCCTACTTAAAAATGGTATCTTTTCGAAGACAGAATTCGGCAGCAACCGCCCAGTCTCTCAAAATTCGTTCGCAGTTTGTTCCGCAGGAGCACCTATCTATTTCCGTGAAATGGATACACAGGAAGACCATAAAACACTAGGGAAGATCGGATACCTGAAGCGGCTTGAACTCTATGGAACAGAAAAGCCGTATCAAATAACGGTCCGCCCGAAGTATGTCCAAGACTCGGACGCGCAGAAGACAAACATTGTTATCGATCCACAGGTCGTCAAGATTACTGATATCATTAATCGACGGGGTGAATTTAGCACGGATATTCAGGGTTTCGAGCTCGCCACTTTTCCCAGTTCGTTATCCTCTGATGAACTCCAGGACTTAGACGAGATTGAGTCTCGTTACTATGCCGAAGCCAAGGAATTTCTCATGCGAAGATATAATGCTCACAGAGTGCTCATATTCGATACGACG ATTAGACGCTCGAAACCAGGTCGCAACACGGACACTACCCTCCTCAAGAACCAACAGATTCTAGGGCCATCCATTGACTGTCATGTCG ATCAAAGCCCCAATAGCGTTCGCAAGAGAGTGAGGAAGAACTTTCCTAATGACGCAGACCAGCTATTGGCTCAGCGCGTGCAAGTAGTCAA CATATGGCGAGCTCTCCGCTTCCCATGTCAAATCCGTCCTTTGGGCTTGTGCGACTACAGATCGACCAGACCTGGAGACTATACACCAGCTGATCTTGTCTCATCCGTTTGGGAAGGCGAGACATTGCAAATTTACCACAACCCTAACCACGAGTGGTGGTTCGCCAGCAAGATGGAAGCGGACGACGTGCTTCTCATCAAAATGTTTGACTCTGAGGGAGAAAGGGAGGGTAACGAAACGGCCATGT GTACACCTCATTGCTCTTTCGACTGGGAAGACGCCCCTGAGGGATCGCATGGGCGAGAGAGCATGGAAATCAGAGCAATTATATTTTCTGAACTCTAG
- a CDS encoding major facilitator superfamily transporter encodes MAFEKVRQYLNVQYQPGEKKLVSKIDFFILTFCCLSYLVNYLDRTNLNNAYVSGMKEELGFVGNQLNEINTCFTVGYVIGQIPSNLSLHYVKPRIWFPLMMIIWGGLTMCTASVHSPQSIMAIRFFQGIAEASTFVGTHYILGAWYTERELGKRSGIFTASGLAGTFFGGFIQTGIHSSMNGLHGLSGWRWLFIIDGLMTVPVAIYGFVCFPDTPHTTTAFYFTEEEKVLARSRVPEIQERSPLTFRFAKKVLTSWYWWGFVMLWIIAGETESFSTNSLLGLYMKSHPTHKYTVAQLNNYPTGVPAVGIVSTLFWATLTDFLGGKRYLVAYFIGITGVATSAMVLVAARDPTSAASTSVVFGAYYWAGAVYACQATFFAWCNDAMRYEEGIFRGVVLAGMNLGSNAVNAWWSIIFYGASMAPWFTRGMWAMIASSIALIVWTSGLTLLTHREEKRRVLNAEAGETGSITKGPIAKDDDEQV; translated from the exons ATGGCTTTCGAGAAAGTCCGTCAATATCTGAATGTGCAGTATCAACCAGGGGAGAAGAAGCTCGTTTCCAAGATTGACTTCTTCATCTTGACGTTTTGTTGCTTGAGCTACCTGGTCAACTAC CTTGACCGTACCAATCTGAACAATGCGTACGTATCCGGTATGAAGGAGGAGCTGGGCTTCGTGGGGAACCAGCTCAACGAGATCAATACATGCTTCACAGTCGG CTACGTAATCGGACAAATCCCATCCAACCTGTCCCTGCACTACGTCAAACCGCGCATCTGGTTTCCCCTCATGATGATCATCTGGGGTGGCCTGACAATGTGCACCGCCAGCGTTCACAGCCCGCAATCCATCATGGCTATCCGCTTCTTCCAAGGCATAGCAGAGGCCTCGACCTTTGTCGGAACGCACTACATCCTCGGCGCGTGGTACACGGAGCGCGAGCTCGGCAAGCGCAGCGGCATCTTCACGGCCTCCGGCCTCGCGGGCACCTTCTTCGGCGGCTTCATTCAGACGGGCATACACAGCAGCATGAACGGTCTGCACGGCCTCTCCGGCTGGCGCTGGCTCTTCATCATTGACGGACTGATGACTGTACCCGTCGCGATCTACGGTTTCGTGTGCTTCCCCGATACGCCGCACACGACAACGGCCTTTTATTTCACGGAAGAGGAAAAGGTCCTGGCGCGGTCCCGCGTGCCCGAGATCCAGGAGCGTTCGCCGCTGACGTTCCGTTTCGCTAAGAAAGTGCTCACGTCGTGGTACTGGTGGGGTTTCGTCATGCTTTGGATCATTGCCGGTGAAACAGAGTCCTTTAGCACGAATTCCCTGTTGGGTCTGTACATGAAGAGCCACCCGACGCACAAGTACACTGTCGCACAGCTCAACAACTATCCCACCGGCGTACCCGCTGTTGGCATCGTCTCGACGCTCTTCTGGGCGACTTTGACGGATTTCCTAGGCGGGAAGCGGTATCTCGTCGCGTACTTCATCGGCATCACTGGTGTGGCGACGTCTGCGATGGTTCTGGTCGCAGCCAGGGACCCGACGAGCGCGGCGTCGACATCGGTCGTGTTTGGCGCGTACTACTGGGCTGGTGCTGTGTATGCTTGCCAGGCAACGTTCTTCGCATGGTGCAATGATGCGATGAGGTACGAGGAGGGCATCTTCCGTGGTGTCGTTCTCGCGGGTATGAATCTGGGCAGTAACGCCGTCAACGCGTGGTGGAGTATCATCTTCTACGGCGCTTCAATGGCACCGTGGTTTACC AGGGGCATGTGGGCCATGATCGCCAGCTCGATTGCCTTGATTGTCTGGACCAGTGGGCTCACCCTGCTCACGCATAGGGAAGAAAAGCGGCGTGTGCTCAATGCTGAGGCGGGGGAGACTGGATCCATCACCAAGGGACCTATTGCGAAGGATGACGATGAGCAAGTCTGA
- a CDS encoding 3-hydroxyacyl-CoA dehydrogenase: MTSLPSNYGDRPVAVLGGGVLGRRIACTWASGGYNVQVREPDSKQHQPCLDYVKQNVDTYPASGRKRAGTVQVFTDLETAVANAWLVIEAVPERIQIKTDTFADLEVHAPADAILASNSSSYRSSEMLGKVRDETKTRIMNTHYYMPPHNMVVELMTDGFTNPEIFPFMTERQKEVGTRPFTARKESTGFVFNRLWAAIKRETLSILTEGVSSPEEIDTLFYELSKHGKGPCTMMDGKFAFIRKFSADQVANEITEVGLDTVAFIEDHYVKERGLSPENTVDFLQREYISKGRLGNKSAKGGLYPHLPKVIALDLGLANENDASASGQVLQLSSEGKLERVLVDRQHVPDGIDIDANDTQRMIWTCMGTPGKQDGAVLSSNIDGTDVKSLFEPGTINTPKQLVIEPASKKIYFCDREGMKVYRSNLNGSDLETLIIGGNDASDLKTWCVGISVAPKLGKFYWTQKGAPKSGQGRIFCANIEMPAGKTAETRDDIECFLSDLPEPIDLEVDEETHTIFWTDRGEIPKGNTLNRANIDPMTGSLLLSEGSRKYEILVRHLNEAIGVKLDQENGHVYFSDLGGSIYRCNVDGSEKKKIFSDDNRTISGIAVLRI; the protein is encoded by the exons ATGACTTCACTACCATCAAACTACGGCGACCGCCCGGTTGCTGTGCTGGGAGGCGGCGTACTCGGCCGTCGCATTG CCTGCACATGGGCATCCGGCGGCTACAACGTCCAGGTCCGCGAGCCCGACTCCAAGCAACACCAGCCCTGCCTGGACTACGTTAAGCAAAATGTCGACACATACCCAGCATCAGGCCGCAAGCGCGCCGGAACCGTCCAAGTCTTCACTGATCTCGAAACCGCCGTCGCAAATGCCTGGCTCGTAATCGAAGCCGTCCCCGAACGGATCCAAATCAAGACGGACACCTTTGCCGACCTGGAGGTCCATGCACCCGCGGACGCCATTCTCGCCAGCAACTCGTCATCGTACAGATCCTCAGAAATGCTCGGCAAAGTGAGGGATGAAACCAAGACGCGCATCATGAACACGCATTACTACATGCCCCCGCACAACATGGTTGTCGAGCTGATGACGGACGGATTCACGAACCCGGAGATTTTCCCGTTCATGACGGAGAGGCAGAAGGAGGTTGGAACGAGACCGTTTACTGCGCGCAAGGAGTCTACCGGCTTTGTTTTCAACCGGTTGTGGGCTGCGATTAAGAGAGAGACGTTGTCGATTCTCACTGAGGGCGTGTCGAGCCCAGAGGAGATCGATACGCTATTCTACGAACTCAGCAAACACGGCAAGGGCCCTTGCACGATGATGGACGGTAAGTTTGCATTCATACGCAAGTTTTCCGCAGATCAAGTAGCTAACGAAATCACAGAGGTCGGTCTCGACACCGTCGCCTTCATCGAAGACCACTACGTCAAGGAGCGCGGCCTGTCTCCCGAGAACACAGTCGACTTCCTGCAACGCGAGTACATCTCCAAGGGCCGTCTCGGCAACAAGTCAGCAAAGGGCGGTCTTTACCCCCACCTCCCCAAGGTCATCGCCCTTGACCTCGGCTTGGCCAACGAAAACGACGCTTCGGCCTCTGGACAGGTTCTCCAACTCTCGTCAGAGGGCAAGCTAGAACGTGTTCTCGTCGATCGGCAACACGTCCCCGACGGCATCGACATTGACGCCAATGACACCCAGCGCATGATTTGGACCTGTATGGGTACACCAGGCAAGCAAGACGGCGCCGTCCTTTCCTCGAACATCGATGGCACAGACGTCAAGTCCCTCTTCGAGCCTGGTACCATCAACACGCCCAAACAACTCGTCATCGAACCGGCCTCGAAGAAGATTTACTTCTGCGACCGCGAGGGTATGAAAGTCTACCGCTCCAATCTTAACGGAAGCGACCTCGAGACCCTCATCATTGGCGGCAACGACGCTTCTGATTTGAAGACTTGGTGCGTCGGCATCTCCGTCGCGCCAAAGCTGGGCAAGTTCTACTGGACCCAAAAGGGCGCGCCAAAGTCCGGACAGGGCCGCATCTTCTGCGCGAACATTGAGATGCCGGCGGGCAAGACGGCTGAGACGAGAGACGATATCGAGTGTTTCCTTAGCGACTTGCCAGAGCCGATTGACTTGGAAGTTGACGAGGAGACACATACTATTTTCTGGACTGACCGTGGAGAGATTCCCAAGGGCAACACGCTCAACCGGGCGAATATCGACCCTATGACGGGATCGTTGTTGCTGTCTGAGGGGTCCAGGAAGTATGAGATCTTGGTGAGACATCTCAATGAGGCGATCGGTGTCAAGCTGGACCAGGAGAACGGACATGTTTACTTCAGCGATCTTGGCGGCAGCATTTATCGCTGCAATGTGGATGGAtctgagaagaagaagatctTCTCTGACGATAATCGCACTATCTCCGGTATTGCTGTTCTTCGAATTTAG